A genomic segment from Saprospiraceae bacterium encodes:
- a CDS encoding glycosyl hydrolase: MKKTLYLGLFLLLSTLIRAQKVDPATFENLSFRFIGPEGNRAIAIAGVPGDPMVNYIGAASGGLWKTTDGGLNWQPIFDKEGVSSVGSVAIAPSNPNQVWVGTGETFVIRPAHAMGDGIYKSTDAGKTWKNMGLAKTGRIGRVVVHPHNQDIVYAAALGHTYGPQTDRGVYRTNDGGKTWKQVLFVDEGTGAADLTIDPQNPDILYAAMWSIHINTWGLNSGGPGGGIYKSMDGGDTWEPMTKNGLPGGKDHPVGKTAVAISHSQPNIIYALFEIDSPALYRSDDGGKTWELRSRNHTMNERAPYYTRIVVAPDNPDEIYFLSVRFSKSNDGGKTLMKNPPRGGGDNHDMWIDPKMPDRMMVAHDGCASMSLNRGKSFNSIVLPIAQMYHVSVDNQIPYFVYGNRQDGWSYRGPSNSLQGYIPVGLWRGVGGCESGFAKADPNDNNIVWSGCYDGGLERFDLRTGYAREVRVWPEAGYGWTPAEMKYRWHWNFPLGFSPHVKHRVYVGSQFVHQSDDGGQSWQIISPDLTLNLKDHQQNSGGVAIDNLMTFDGATLFAIEESTLEAGLIWVGSNDGQVSLTRDGGKNWKNLTANIPNLPPWGTIANIEPSRYHAGTAYITVDLHQMGDFDPYVYKTADYGATWSKISQSVPKSVHSFAHVIKEDPKKQGMLYLGLDNGLFVSFDDGANWTALRANLPPSPIYWLEVQAHFDDLVVATYGRGFYIMDNIGALRNYAEQAQGKDIALLDSRPAYRFNQKEGIKTDGPSFNAGQNPRYGADINYFLKDTLTKAPIVEILDQEKRIIRVLNASNLEGINRINWDLRYEPTDRPKLLTQPPGRPWVELNGEGWRPLVTWDIDLWMGQLGPRVVPGDYTVRLRANEQIIEKTLTVLKDPNAEGTIEDLKIQVDLLLELRDAMNTAVGMINEVEMIRSQLDKLLPELDKKAATEEALRLKKVADEVAAALYDIHLTGAREDAFRSPMKLYGRLSALASDLNGSGIDYRPTNQQSEVAEVLDSRLIKIQEIFNQLVDNDIAAFNAKLKKPGEKIKLARKP; this comes from the coding sequence ATGAAAAAAACACTTTACCTAGGCCTTTTTCTACTCTTGAGCACCCTTATTCGCGCTCAAAAAGTTGACCCAGCCACTTTTGAAAACCTCAGCTTCCGCTTTATTGGTCCAGAAGGGAATCGGGCGATTGCCATCGCTGGTGTCCCAGGCGACCCTATGGTTAACTACATCGGCGCAGCCTCAGGCGGCTTGTGGAAAACCACAGATGGCGGTCTAAATTGGCAGCCTATCTTTGATAAGGAAGGGGTTTCCTCTGTTGGTTCGGTGGCTATCGCCCCCTCTAACCCGAATCAGGTTTGGGTAGGAACGGGCGAAACCTTTGTGATCAGGCCTGCCCATGCCATGGGAGACGGTATTTATAAGTCTACCGATGCCGGCAAAACCTGGAAGAATATGGGTTTAGCCAAAACAGGACGAATTGGCCGAGTAGTAGTACATCCTCATAATCAAGATATTGTCTATGCTGCTGCCCTCGGCCATACCTATGGACCACAAACAGACAGAGGGGTATACCGGACCAATGACGGCGGCAAAACCTGGAAACAAGTTCTGTTTGTAGATGAAGGAACCGGTGCAGCTGATTTAACCATTGACCCCCAAAATCCGGACATCCTGTATGCCGCCATGTGGTCCATCCACATCAATACCTGGGGCTTAAATAGCGGCGGGCCTGGCGGTGGCATCTATAAATCGATGGATGGCGGAGACACCTGGGAGCCGATGACGAAAAACGGCTTGCCTGGCGGCAAAGACCACCCTGTTGGTAAAACCGCGGTGGCAATTTCTCATAGTCAACCCAACATTATTTATGCCTTGTTTGAAATCGATAGTCCAGCCCTCTACCGATCCGATGATGGTGGTAAAACTTGGGAATTGCGGTCGCGCAATCATACCATGAACGAACGAGCGCCCTATTATACGCGTATCGTAGTGGCACCCGATAATCCGGATGAAATATATTTTCTGAGTGTTCGCTTCAGCAAATCAAATGATGGTGGAAAAACGCTGATGAAAAACCCACCACGTGGAGGAGGAGACAACCATGACATGTGGATTGATCCCAAAATGCCCGATCGCATGATGGTGGCCCATGATGGCTGTGCAAGTATGAGTCTGAATAGAGGAAAAAGTTTCAACAGCATCGTTTTGCCCATTGCGCAAATGTATCATGTGTCGGTTGATAATCAAATTCCTTATTTTGTATATGGCAACCGCCAGGATGGCTGGTCCTACCGTGGGCCGAGCAATAGCCTCCAGGGCTATATCCCCGTCGGGCTCTGGCGTGGCGTCGGCGGCTGCGAAAGCGGCTTCGCCAAGGCTGATCCCAACGACAACAACATCGTATGGTCTGGCTGTTATGATGGCGGGCTAGAACGCTTCGACCTCCGCACCGGATACGCCCGAGAAGTCAGGGTTTGGCCCGAAGCTGGCTACGGCTGGACGCCCGCCGAAATGAAATACCGATGGCACTGGAATTTCCCCTTGGGTTTTTCTCCGCATGTCAAACATCGGGTGTATGTTGGCAGTCAATTTGTGCATCAGTCGGATGACGGTGGCCAAAGTTGGCAAATCATCAGCCCCGATTTAACCCTTAACCTAAAAGACCATCAGCAAAATTCCGGAGGGGTAGCCATCGACAACCTCATGACCTTTGATGGCGCCACTTTATTTGCCATTGAAGAATCTACCCTCGAAGCCGGTTTAATCTGGGTGGGCAGTAATGACGGGCAAGTAAGCCTGACTCGGGATGGAGGCAAAAATTGGAAAAACCTAACCGCCAATATTCCCAATCTGCCACCCTGGGGAACCATTGCCAATATTGAACCCTCCAGGTACCATGCCGGAACAGCATATATCACCGTGGATTTACACCAGATGGGCGACTTTGACCCGTATGTCTACAAAACGGCCGATTATGGCGCCACCTGGAGCAAGATCAGCCAATCGGTGCCGAAAAGTGTCCATAGCTTTGCCCATGTCATCAAAGAAGACCCAAAAAAGCAGGGCATGTTATACCTGGGGCTGGACAATGGCCTCTTTGTTTCTTTTGATGACGGTGCCAATTGGACGGCCCTACGTGCCAATCTCCCTCCCTCTCCTATCTATTGGCTGGAGGTGCAAGCCCATTTTGACGACCTGGTGGTCGCCACCTATGGCCGAGGTTTTTATATTATGGACAACATTGGTGCCTTGCGGAATTATGCCGAACAAGCACAAGGAAAAGATATTGCCTTATTAGACAGTCGCCCAGCCTACCGATTCAACCAAAAAGAAGGAATAAAAACGGATGGCCCCAGCTTCAACGCAGGCCAAAATCCACGCTATGGTGCAGATATCAACTACTTTTTAAAAGATACCTTAACCAAAGCACCGATAGTTGAAATCCTGGATCAGGAGAAACGCATCATTAGGGTACTCAATGCCTCCAACCTGGAGGGCATCAACCGGATCAACTGGGACCTCCGCTACGAACCAACGGACCGGCCCAAATTGCTGACGCAGCCGCCTGGGCGCCCCTGGGTCGAGCTCAATGGCGAAGGCTGGCGCCCCCTAGTCACCTGGGATATTGACCTCTGGATGGGGCAGCTTGGCCCAAGGGTAGTGCCGGGCGATTACACGGTCCGCCTCCGCGCCAATGAACAAATTATAGAAAAAACCTTAACCGTACTAAAAGACCCTAACGCTGAAGGAACCATTGAAGACCTCAAAATACAGGTAGACCTGCTATTGGAGCTCCGAGACGCGATGAATACAGCCGTTGGAATGATCAATGAGGTAGAAATGATCCGATCGCAATTGGATAAGCTCCTGCCTGAGCTCGATAAAAAAGCAGCAACCGAAGAAGCCTTGCGCTTAAAAAAGGTAGCCGATGAGGTCGCTGCCGCCTTATACGACATCCACCTCACTGGAGCGCGCGAGGACGCCTTCCGTTCGCCCATGAAATTATATGGTCGGCTCAGCGCCCTGGCTAGCGACCTAAATGGTAGTGGAATTGATTATCGTCCTACTAATCAACAAAGTGAAGTTGCAGAAGTGTTGGATAGTAGATTAATCAAAATTCAGGAAATTTTCAATCAGCTTGTAGATAATGACATCGCGGCTTTTAATGCCAAATTGAAAAAACCAGGGGAAAAGATAAAGCTGGCTAGGAAACCTTAA